Sequence from the Treponema sp. J25 genome:
GGCCATCCCCGTCACATAAAGACCGGGATAGACCTCGCCGGTGTGTTCTACCACAAGCCGTTCTCCATTTTCCGCGTCCATAGGCATCTCTTGAGGAATGAGGGCCCGAAACGCTGCCGATGTTCTATCCTCGTTATCCTGTTTCTGGAGTGGATGAATGTCCCCTGTGGGGGAACCGACAGGAATATTTCGTTTTAAAAGAAGGCGTACTAAATGGGCTGGGTGCCCCGTGGCATCTACCACATAGGAGGCCACGATACTCAGAGGATCCACCTGCATCTTTTCCTTTATTACCGGAAGCCAGTTAATCACCACCCCGTTGATCCGCTGTTCATACATCACCAGGTCTTCTACAAACACGTTGTTTAAAATGACAGCCCCTGCCTTAGTGGCCTGATAAATAAGGGCTGAGGCAAAATGAACCGAATCCACCACCAGGAAGTCTTCTTTCTTTGTGTACCGGATATCCTGTTCCTCCAGAAAGGACTGTAATTCTTCTTCCAGAACCAGTTCATTAAACATCATACCTCCGCCCCACACGCCACCACCGGGCTCATTTTTTGCCTCGAGAACAAGAACCTTCCATCCTTTTTTTGCAAGAACCCCTGCCAGGCTAAGGGCACTGGGGCCTGCCCCTGCAATAGCCACATCTACTTCTAACACCTTTTTC
This genomic interval carries:
- a CDS encoding sulfide-dependent adenosine diphosphate thiazole synthase, whose product is MSTKRKDPLISALIVEEYLAKLKKVLEVDVAIAGAGPSALSLAGVLAKKGWKVLVLEAKNEPGGGVWGGGMMFNELVLEEELQSFLEEQDIRYTKKEDFLVVDSVHFASALIYQATKAGAVILNNVFVEDLVMYEQRINGVVINWLPVIKEKMQVDPLSIVASYVVDATGHPAHLVRLLLKRNIPVGSPTGDIHPLQKQDNEDRTSAAFRALIPQEMPMDAENGERLVVEHTGEVYPGLYVTGMAAVNVGGAPRMGPIFGGMILSGLKAAKMLEAALGKGGSRDPA